DNA from Gramella sp. MAR_2010_147:
CGACTTTGAGGTTCCCTCTGAAATTTTTAGTATTTCTGATATTTCCCTGTGTGAATAATCATCCATTACATACATATTAAATACCTGCCTATACCTGTCTGGAAGACTTTGTACACATTCCAGAAGAAATTCTACAGATAATTTATCTGTTTCTACTTCAACTTCTTCATCCTGAATATTATCTTCATTGGTAATATCATACACTTTTTGTTGTCGATGTTTTTGAAGCGCCGTATTTATGATGATACGTTTCATCCAACCTTCAAAAGAGCCTTTGTTATTGTACTGGTTTATTTTCTCAAAAATGGTAACAAACCCATCCTGAAGATTATCCTGGCCCTGTTGGTAATTTTCAGAATATTTGAGGCATAGACCAAAAAGCTTTGCCGCGTATAAGCGATAAAGCTCTTCCTGTGCACCCCTATCTTGATTTTTGCACCGGCGAATGAGGTCTTTTAAACCCACAAAAAATTGTTATTTATTATTTCAATAAAAGATTAACTCCCAGCCCCTCTTTCAATTACTGGAACTACTATTTCTGTATATACTGGCTGGTCGTTTCCATCGGTTCCTGTCCAAAAGTAAAAAGTATAATCTTCAGTTGCATCGATTGAAATGGAAAAATTACTTGAACCCTGGATATCTGTATCACCTGCGTCGCAATTAGTGCTGTTATTTACTCTGGTAACTACTCCAATATATATTTGTGTCCTTTCTTCTTGAGATGTGCCAGCTCTTCTCGCGTCTACGCCTGCAAAAGAGTTGCATTCTGAAGGAAGTACATAATCTATATTAATAGAATAACTCTCTCCAAATCTAAAGCTATCGGGCAGATCATTTCCTGTAATTTCAGCTAATTCAAACTTTGTGTTTGGTGTGTCATTATCTACAGAACAACTCCCTAGCATCAGCAAAGCCATCATGGCAAATAGCAATCTTTTCATATAATATCAGCATTTGTAGTATAGATGCGTTAGAAGTGAAAAGGTTGCGTATAAACAAAAAAAAATCCCCTTCCGGGGATTCTTAAGTTATTCTTTAGCGGCTTTAATCGCGTTTTTGATCTTTTCTTCGAGCTCTTCCATTAGGTCTGGATTGTCTTTTAGAAGTATCTTAACAGCGTCACGTCCTTGTCCTAGTTTTGTGTCTTCATAACTAAACCATGAACCGCTTTTCTTTACGATCTCATAATCTACTCCAATATCAATGATCTCTCCAATCTTAGAAACTCCTTCCCCATACATAATATCAAATTCAGCCATTTTAAATGGAGGAGCAACCTTATTTTTTACCACTTTCACACGGGTTTTGTTACCCATCACATTATTAGAACTGTCTTTTATTTGCGTAGATCTTCTAATATCCAGTCTAACCGAAGCGTAAAATTTTAGAGCATTACCACCAGTGGTAGTCTCAGGGTTTCCAAACATGACCCCGATCTTTTCTCTTAACTGGTTAATGAAAATTACCGTACAGTTAGTCTTGCTGATAGAAGAGGTAAGTTTTCTAAGTGCCTGGGACATTAAACGGGCATGAAGCCCCATTTTAGAATCTCCCATTTCTCCTTCGATCTCACTTTTTGGTGTAAGCGCGGCAACAGAGTCAATCACAATGATATCAATAGCACCTGAACGAATAAGATTATCGGTAATTTCCAGCGCCTGCTCACCATTATCTGGCTGAGAAATTATCAGGTTATCAATATCCACATCCAGTTTTTCAGCATAGAATCTGTCAAAAGCATGTTCTGCATCGATAAATGCAGCGATACCTCCTTTTTTCTGAGCTTCAGCAATAGCATGCAGTGTGAGGGTTGTTTTACCCGAAGATTCAGGACCATAAATTTCAATAACCCTTCCTCTTGGATAACCGCCAACACCTAAAGCCAGATCAAGCCCTAAGGAACCCGTGGAAATAGCATCAACATCTGCCACCGCCTGGTCACTCATTTTCATTACAGTACCCTTTCCATAGGTTTTATCCATTTTATCCAGGGTAAGCTTTAATGCCTTTAGTTTCGCTTCTTTTTCTTTATCGTTGCTCATGAATGTGTTTATTTTTGTGAAATTAAGGACTGCTAAAATAGTATAACTTTTTCTGCAATACAATAATTATTATGGATGATTTATGGA
Protein-coding regions in this window:
- the recA gene encoding recombinase RecA, with the protein product MSNDKEKEAKLKALKLTLDKMDKTYGKGTVMKMSDQAVADVDAISTGSLGLDLALGVGGYPRGRVIEIYGPESSGKTTLTLHAIAEAQKKGGIAAFIDAEHAFDRFYAEKLDVDIDNLIISQPDNGEQALEITDNLIRSGAIDIIVIDSVAALTPKSEIEGEMGDSKMGLHARLMSQALRKLTSSISKTNCTVIFINQLREKIGVMFGNPETTTGGNALKFYASVRLDIRRSTQIKDSSNNVMGNKTRVKVVKNKVAPPFKMAEFDIMYGEGVSKIGEIIDIGVDYEIVKKSGSWFSYEDTKLGQGRDAVKILLKDNPDLMEELEEKIKNAIKAAKE
- a CDS encoding RNA polymerase sigma factor, whose product is MGLKDLIRRCKNQDRGAQEELYRLYAAKLFGLCLKYSENYQQGQDNLQDGFVTIFEKINQYNNKGSFEGWMKRIIINTALQKHRQQKVYDITNEDNIQDEEVEVETDKLSVEFLLECVQSLPDRYRQVFNMYVMDDYSHREISEILKISEGTSKSNLARARMALREKIEKKEHLKNSAQST